From the genome of Pseudoxanthomonas sp.:
ATGCGCCGAGCCGGCGGTTCGAGCGTGGTGGTTATGGATCACAGTCAAAGCGCCCTGCCAGCAGTAGTGAGCGATGCCTTCAGGTGCCCTGCAGAGCGGAGCTTGTGGCAATCCCATCTTGGGGACTCCGCTGCTCTTCGGCCAGTTCATCGACACAGCTCCAGCGGAGTCCCCAAGATGGGATTGCCACAAGCTCCGCGCCACAACGCGAAGGTCGTAAACCAACATGAGCCCCGTCCTCTTATTTCCCATGGCCGCCCACGTCTTCTGGGCGGCCTTGTTGTACGTGCTGCTGACACTTGCGAGGGCGCCTACCGTCTGGGGTCTGGGTCGCCGCATCGACGGCACCAATCCCTGGGCGGCGCTGGAGCCGCGCATCAGCGCCAACCTGTCCAACCAGTTCGAATGGCCGCTGTTCTTCCACGTCGGCTGCATTGCACTGCTTCTACTTCAACCTGTGCCGGGTCGGCCTGCGTTGATCCTTGCGTGGAGCTTCGTGGCAGGCCGCATGCTGCATAGCGCCGTGCAGCTCCTGACCACCAACATCCGTCTGCGCGGCCTGGTCTTCACGCTGAACTTCCTGGCAGTGCTGGGCCTGTGGGGCCTGATCGTGCTCGACGCACTTCAACCCCGCGTCTGAGGAAGTGGCGCTTGCATTGGGCCAGGGCGCCGATGCGTTCCTCGCCCCCAACCCACTCGACACCCAATCGGACATGTCCTGCACGCGGCGCGCTGGCATCACCACCCTGTCATGGCACAGCGGCCAGCAGGATCGACGGATCGCGCAGGCATGCGGATCTTCAGTGGACTGATCGTCGCGCGCGGCAACAGCAGCCACGGCCATCGCCACACAACGCGATGACAGCGCAGGCAGCCATCGATTGCAGGGAAAATCCATGACGCGTCGTGTGCTGTGACCGCTCGCGCGGCATGAAATGTGATTTGATTCTCGCTTCCACGTCGAACCTGAATGTTTTACAAACATTCAGTTGCCATGCATTTCACGTCACGACCGATAGCGTCGTCATTGCCGCGCGACTCTCCCCCGACCGCGCGCCAACCAGGACGGATACCTAATGATGGCTTTGAAGCACGGACACGACGACACACACGAACAACACCGCTGGTCCCGACCAGTCAACGAAACCAGCGACGCGATGGATCTCACCCCAGGCGTCTTCGAGCAGGAAGATCCACGGGCCATTGCCAGGTCCCTGAAACACTCAGCCGAATCCAGCACCCGCCGCAAGGCACCGCCCTTCCGCTCGGCCATGTCGATGCTGGTGTTCTATATCAACCGTGCGGGCAAGCATCTGCCGCAACAACGCGTGGATATCCTGGAACAGGCCAAGGACGAGCTTCGCGACCTGTATGGCAAGCCGCGCAAGGCAGCTTGACCCCACGCCCGCCTGGCCGCACGCAACGCTGCGGCGCAGGCTCCCTTCGATGAATCCATCTCGACGCGCCGGCCGCCCAATCGCGGCCGTGGGCGTTACTTGAGGAACAGCGGGGCGTATTCGGGCGCGACGTAGGGCTGCAGCACCTGTGCCGGCACATCGACGGTCTGGGTGCCATCGGCGTACGGACCCACCTGATAAGGCGGGAACACGAAGCGGATGGCGGCAATGCGGCCATCGGCATTCACCACCGGCTGGAACTGGCTGAAGTTGGCCAGGTCCGGCCCAGTGCCCTCGTCGATCATCTTGTTGGACGACTGCAGCAGTTGCGCACGGTCTTCCGGCGCCATGTCGTCCCCGTCGGCACGCAGCGAAGCGCTGGTGTGCAGCTGCTCGCGCACGTAGCTGCTGACGGCCTGCAGGCCTTCGGGCGACGGCAGCATGGCCTGGGTGGTCAGCATGGCCTGTTGCCTGGGCAACCAGGTGAAACGGGCCACCAGCGGCTCGCCGTGCGCGCCGCCGGTATAGCGCCCGCCATCGGCGGCGACGGCGACGACCTCCGGGGTTTCGGCCACCACCTCGAAGGCCAGCGACAGCTCGTAGGGCGCCACTGGCTTTTCGCCGCCCAGCCCGTTGACGGCCTGCATCAATTCAGCGCGCGCGGCCGTGGCGTAATCGCCCATTGCCTTGGCCAACCCCGGGTACTGATTGGCCTGCGGTGGATAGCTGATGCCAACGACATAACGTGGGTCGGACTCGGCCACATCGCTCAGGGCGGTCGCTGCCGACGGCGATTGGGTCGAGGCTTCGGCAGGCGTCGAGGCCACAGGCGACGCCGAGGTTGCAGGCGTGGACGGCGGCTGGTTGCAGCCGGCCAGCAGGCTGGCCAGCAACAGCGATGCGATGATGGTTTTTCCGTTTCCCACGTCCGACATCCTCAAGAAGACAGGCCTGCGAAGTTTACCCATCTGCTAGTCGGCCGATGCGGCGACCAGCGTGGCGTATTCGGGATGGCGGCGCACGAAGGCGGCTGCGTAAGCGCAGGCCGGCACCACCTTGAACCCCTGCGCCCGTGCGTATCCCATCGCGGCATGGGTCAACGCCGCGGCAATCCCCTGGCCGCGCAGCGCTTCGGGCACGCCGGTATGCGTGATCAGCAGGCGACCGTCCCGCAGTTGGTAATCCAGGACGGCCATCTGGCCTTCCATGTCCAGGCGGAAGCGGCTGGCCTGTGGCTCATGTTGGGGGTGCCCTGCATCTGGTTTCCTCGAATCTGGGACGACGGACGACAGGCCACGAATACCGCAGGACCTGACAAGGTTGGACCAACTGCGTCACTTTTCGGCAAGAACCCCATGCCAGCGGGCTTTCCGGAGTGCCCAAATGCCAACCATATTGCTTGGCACGATTCCTGCGAAGTCATTCCCCGTAACCATTGGAACAGGGGAAGTGCGATGAGCCACATCGAAGATGCGTATCAGAGCAACAACGGACCGAGCGACTTCACGCTGCTCGAAGGCCTGTACCAGCTGGCCGTGACCGGACACACCCAGGACTGGGAATTCGAGCGCTTGAACAATGCCGTCTATGAGCGCCTGATCTCATCCTACGGAAGCGAAGACACCACGATCGCGCAAAGCACGCAGAACGTGAGCGCCTTCGCCGGCTGATCCGCGAAGTCCGCCCAAGAACACCTGCTTCAATCCTGCTACAAACGGGCAACCTGGTTGCCCGTTTTTTTTTCGCCGCAGAAAGGCCAATCGCGGCGTCAGCCGCGATCGCTCCGCACAATACTCCTGGCTGTCCGCGCGCGGCCGTGGATGGCACGCGGGGTCATCAGCAGCACTACGTCATGCGCACCGCGATTCTCAGCTGCCAACACACGTGGCGGACCCTCAGAACGTCGGGTGACACATCTCGTAGAGGAAGTTCTGCAGCACATCCGGCGCCATGATCAGCATGAACATCAGGCCGTAGGCCGCGCCGGCCAGGTGGGCACTGTGGTTGATCCGGTCGCCACCACGGCGGTCCATCCAGATGCTGTAGGCCACGTAGAGGATCGCGAACAGGATCGCCGGCATCGGGATCACGAACACCAGGATCTTCGACCACGGTGCCAGCAGGATGAAGGCGAACAGCACCGCCGACACCGCACCCGAGGCACCCAGGCTCATGTAGTTGGGGTCTTTCTGGTGCTTCAGGTACGTGGGCAGGATCGCCACCACCAGCGCCGACAGGTAGAACAGCGGGAACACCCACAGCGCGCCGGTCTGGCGCAGCATGAAGCCTTCGATCTGCCGGCCGAAGAAGAACAGGGTGAACATGTTGAAGAACAGATGCATGAAGTCGGCATGGATGAAGCCGTGCGTGACCAGGCGGTCGTACTGGTGTTTCTTGGCGATGGCCGGCGGCCAGAGGATCAGGCGGTCGGCAATGCGGCGATTGTTGAGGGCCAGCAGCGACACCACGGCGGTGACGGCGATGAAGATCAGAGTGAACATCGAATTCCTGGTGATGGGGAGCGTGGCTGACCCGCCCGGTCAGGCGGTGCGGTAATTGTCCTGCATCGGGTAGCGCCGTGCGTACCAGGCGAAGGCCAGCGTCGCCAACAACGCGAACCCGGCGAAGAAGAACATCAGGAACGCTGTTTCGCTCAGGCCCGAACCGGCGATCCGCAGGGTCACGGCCTCGTTGCGCACGCCGGCGTTGGTCAGCAGCACCCACAGGCTGCCGAAGGTGCTGGCCAGGTACCAGAACGCCATGATCACGCCCTTCATCGCGGCCGGCGCCTGGCTGTAGGCAAACTCCAGTGCGGTGGCCGACAACAACACTTCGCCCAGGGTCAGCAGCGCATATGGCCCGACCTGCCAGGCCAGCGACACCGGCATGCCGGCATCCATTTCCAGCTGCAGGGCGCCAGCGAACAACCAGGCCAGGCAGGCGAAGCCGATGCCCGCGCCCATGCGCCGCAGCGGCGTGGGTTCGATCCCGACCCGGCGCAGCAGCGGGTAAACGACCAGGTTGTTGAACGGGATCAGCAGCATCACCAGCAGCGGATTGAGCGCCTGCATCTGCGCGGCATCCCTGACCAGCCAGCTCGGCCACCAAGCCAGGTGATGCGGGATCAACATCGCCTGGCCCTGCACCACCCAGGTCGAGGCCTTCTGATCGAACAACGAGAAGAACGGCGTGGTCAGCGCGAACACGATCAGGATCCGCAGCACCGCGCGCGCGCCATCGACAGCCGCGTTGGGATGCACCCTGCGTGCGCGCTCAAGCTGCAACGACGCACCGATCCCGCCAAAGGCAATCACCAGCCCCAGCGCCAGGCACGCCGCGGCGACGAATCCCAGCACCGGGATCGCAGCCAGTGCGCACAGTGCGAGCAACACACCGATGCAGGCCACGACCAGCCCCGGCCTGCCCTCCGCTGGCGAGCGCGCGACCAGCGCACTACGCACCACCTTGAGAAAGGCATCCGGATCGGCCGCCGATGGCGGCACGTTGACGTACTGCCTGCGGCCCAGCCAGAACACGAACGTGGCGATCAGCATCAGCACGCCGGGAATACCGAACGCCACCGCCGGGCCGTAGGCGCGCAGCAGGATCGGCGTCAGCAGCGAAGCGAAGAACGAGCCGAAATTGATGATCCAGTAGAAGGCGTCGAACACCATCCGCGCCAGGTGCTTGTTGGTCTGGTCGAACTGGTCGCCGACGAACGACACCACCAGCGGCTTGATCCCGCCCGAACCCAGCGCGATCAAAAACAGCCCGGTATAGAAGCCCTGCCGGTTGTCCTCGAAGAACGCCAGGCAGGCATGGCCCGCGCAATAGATCAGCGAGAACCACAGCACGGTCTTGTATTTTCCCAGGTAGCGGTCGGCCAGCCAGCCACCCAGCAGCGGGAAGAAGAACACGCCGATCACGAAGCTGTGGAAGACATCCTTGGCCATCCCCGCGCGGTCGGCCTCGGGCGCGTACAGCAGCAGGGTGCTGATCAGGAACGAGGTCAGGATGTTGCGCATCCCGTAGAAGCTGAAACGCTCGCAGCCTTCGTTGCCGATGATGAAAGGGATCTGGCGCGGCAAACGGGCCGCGGGCTGCAAGGCGTCGGTCATTGCGGGTGTTCGTGCCGGGATCGCCCAAGCCTACCCGACACCCAGCGGTGCTTCGCTGACCGCCCTGTCATCGTGACCACGCGCCATGTGCCTTTGGTCGAGTCGGCGGATCGCGCCGGTGCTGGCATCATGTAGGCCTGCGTTGAAAACGATTACACCCGATACTCCCGCGTCGCCGCCCGTTGTTTGCCTGCCGCCCCCGAGGCGCTGGCGACAGCGACATGCAGCCCGGGCTTCCCACACATCCGCCACCTTCCCGGGAGGGAAACCGCATGCCGATCAACCCGACGCCACTGGCGCTGCTGCTGGCCATTTCCGCTGCCCTGCCCAGTGGCGCCCAGGCGCAGGACGTGACCAGCACGTCCCCATCCGACACGCCGGCCTGGCTGGACCGCAGCCTGTCGCCCGATGCGCGCGCACATGCCTGGGTGCAGGCCATGACCGAGGACGAAAAGTACCGCCTGCTGCGCACCGAGTTCGGCTTCGACTCGGACAAGCACAAGCAACCCGTGGGCGGTTATGGCGGTGCCGGCTACATGCCGCCGATCGAACGGCTGGGTATTCCGGCCATCCAGGAATCCGACGCCGGCCAGGGCGTGGCCCATCCGGGCGCCTCGGGCCAGGGTTCGACCGCCCTGCCGGCGATGCTGGGCGTGGCCGCCAGTTGGGACCCTCAGGTCGCCCGTGCCGGCGGTGAGATGATCGGCCGCCAGGCACGGCAGAAGGGCTTCAACGTGCTGCTGGCAGGCGGGGTCAACCTGGTACGCGACCCGCGCAATGGCCGCAACTTCGAATATGCGGGCGAAGACCCGCTGCTGGCTGGCACCATCGTCGGCAACGCCATCGCCGGGGTGCAGTCCAACCACGTGGTGTCCACGCTGAAGCACTTCGCGATCAACGACCTGGAAACCAACCGCAACTTCCACAGTTCCGACATCGACGAGACCGCCTTCCGCGAATCGGACCTGCGCGCGTTCAAGATCGCCTATGACATCGGCCAGCCCGGCGCGGTGATGAGCGCCTACAACAAGGTCAACGGCACCTATGCCGGCGAGCACGACTGGCTGCTCAACACGGTGTTGAAGGGCGAATGGAAATTCCCCGGCTACGTGATGAGCGACTGGGGCGGCGCCCACAGCGCGGCCAAGGCAGCGCTGGCAGGCCTGGACCAGCAGTCGGCCGGCGAGGTGTTCGACAAGCAGGTGTGGTTCGACAAACCGCTGCGCGCAGCCGTGGCCAAGGGTGAAGTGCCGCAGGCGCGGATCGACGACATGGCCGAGCGCGTGCTGCGCACCCTGATCGCCCACGGCGACGTGGACTACCCGATCAGCGTGCCGCAGACGGTGGATTTCGACGGCGACGGCCTGGTTTCGCGCAATGCTGCCGAAGCCGGTGCGGTCCTGCTGCGCAACGAAGGCGCGATCCTGCCACTGTCCAGTGGCGCGAAAACCATCGCGGTGATCGGCGCCCATGCCGATGCCGGCGTGTGGAGCGGCGGCGGTTCGTCGATGGTGCGTCCGCCGGAAGGCAACGCCGTGCCGAACCTGGAGCCGACCGGCTGGCCTGGCCCGGTGATGATCCTGCCCGATTCGCCGCTGAAGGCCCTGCGCGACGCCGCGCCGGATGCACAAATCAGCTACGACGATGGCAAGGACCCAGCCGCAGCTGCCGCCCTGGCCGCCAGGTCCGACATCGTCATCGTCGTCGCCCAGCAATGGGCCGCCGAAAGCCTGGACACGCCCAGCATGACCCTGAGCGATAACCAGGACGCGCTGATCGAAACGGTCGCCAAGGCCAACCCGCACACGGTCGTGGTGCTGCAGGCCGGCAATCCGGTGCGCCTGCCGTGGTTGAACCAGGTGCAGGCCGTGCTGCAGGTCTGGTATCCGGGCAGCCGCGGCGGCCAGGCCATCGCCCGCCTGCTCACCGGCCAGGCCGAACCCAGCGGCCGCCTGCCACTGAGCTGGCCGAAGAACGAAAGCCAGCTGCCACGCCCGGTGATCGTCGGTTCCGGCGCCGGCAACAAGGCCAAGCCCGACACCAACATCGACTACAACATCGAAGGTGCCGACGTCGGCTATCGCTGGTTCGCCCGCAAAGGCTTCCGCGCGCAGTTCCCGTTCGGCTACGGCCTGGGCTACACCAGCTTCCGCTACAGCAACCTGGTAGTCCGCCAGGACGGCACGCAGGTGGTGGCCGAACTCGACGTCACCAACACCGGCGCGCGTGCCGGCCACGCCGTGCCGCAGCTCTACGCCAATGCACCGGACGGCAGCGCGTTGCGCCTGGTCGGCTGGCAGAAGCTGAGCGTTGCGCCGGGCGCAACCCAGCACGTCAGCGTCACCATCCCGGCCGAGCGCCTGGCCCGTTATGACATCGGCATCCACGCCTGGAAGGTGCCTGCCGGCCAGTACCGGATCTGGTTGGGCAGCGATGCCGCGACATCGCTGGACGAGGCCAGGATCGAGCTGCCGGCGCAGACCCTGTAAGCCAGCTGGCGTCTCCGGCACCCGCCGGGGACGCATCGTCAAGCTGCCCCGCGGATCGGACGATCTGACCGGCGGTCCAGGCCGCCCGTTTACAAGCAGGTGCCAGGCGGGGACACTTCGGCCCTCAACCTGAACAGGGAAAGGGCATGTCGCATCGGGAATCGCGCCCGCGTCCGCAACGGGGCGCCCGCACCTGGGTGAGCCTGCTGGTTGCCGG
Proteins encoded in this window:
- a CDS encoding MAPEG family protein — translated: MSPVLLFPMAAHVFWAALLYVLLTLARAPTVWGLGRRIDGTNPWAALEPRISANLSNQFEWPLFFHVGCIALLLLQPVPGRPALILAWSFVAGRMLHSAVQLLTTNIRLRGLVFTLNFLAVLGLWGLIVLDALQPRV
- a CDS encoding DUF3175 domain-containing protein translates to MMALKHGHDDTHEQHRWSRPVNETSDAMDLTPGVFEQEDPRAIARSLKHSAESSTRRKAPPFRSAMSMLVFYINRAGKHLPQQRVDILEQAKDELRDLYGKPRKAA
- a CDS encoding DUF3298 and DUF4163 domain-containing protein, whose translation is MSDVGNGKTIIASLLLASLLAGCNQPPSTPATSASPVASTPAEASTQSPSAATALSDVAESDPRYVVGISYPPQANQYPGLAKAMGDYATAARAELMQAVNGLGGEKPVAPYELSLAFEVVAETPEVVAVAADGGRYTGGAHGEPLVARFTWLPRQQAMLTTQAMLPSPEGLQAVSSYVREQLHTSASLRADGDDMAPEDRAQLLQSSNKMIDEGTGPDLANFSQFQPVVNADGRIAAIRFVFPPYQVGPYADGTQTVDVPAQVLQPYVAPEYAPLFLK
- a CDS encoding GNAT family N-acetyltransferase, with translation MAVLDYQLRDGRLLITHTGVPEALRGQGIAAALTHAAMGYARAQGFKVVPACAYAAAFVRRHPEYATLVAASAD
- a CDS encoding rhomboid family intramembrane serine protease, whose amino-acid sequence is MFTLIFIAVTAVVSLLALNNRRIADRLILWPPAIAKKHQYDRLVTHGFIHADFMHLFFNMFTLFFFGRQIEGFMLRQTGALWVFPLFYLSALVVAILPTYLKHQKDPNYMSLGASGAVSAVLFAFILLAPWSKILVFVIPMPAILFAILYVAYSIWMDRRGGDRINHSAHLAGAAYGLMFMLIMAPDVLQNFLYEMCHPTF
- a CDS encoding oligopeptide:H+ symporter, with the translated sequence MTDALQPAARLPRQIPFIIGNEGCERFSFYGMRNILTSFLISTLLLYAPEADRAGMAKDVFHSFVIGVFFFPLLGGWLADRYLGKYKTVLWFSLIYCAGHACLAFFEDNRQGFYTGLFLIALGSGGIKPLVVSFVGDQFDQTNKHLARMVFDAFYWIINFGSFFASLLTPILLRAYGPAVAFGIPGVLMLIATFVFWLGRRQYVNVPPSAADPDAFLKVVRSALVARSPAEGRPGLVVACIGVLLALCALAAIPVLGFVAAACLALGLVIAFGGIGASLQLERARRVHPNAAVDGARAVLRILIVFALTTPFFSLFDQKASTWVVQGQAMLIPHHLAWWPSWLVRDAAQMQALNPLLVMLLIPFNNLVVYPLLRRVGIEPTPLRRMGAGIGFACLAWLFAGALQLEMDAGMPVSLAWQVGPYALLTLGEVLLSATALEFAYSQAPAAMKGVIMAFWYLASTFGSLWVLLTNAGVRNEAVTLRIAGSGLSETAFLMFFFAGFALLATLAFAWYARRYPMQDNYRTA
- a CDS encoding beta-glucosidase; its protein translation is MPINPTPLALLLAISAALPSGAQAQDVTSTSPSDTPAWLDRSLSPDARAHAWVQAMTEDEKYRLLRTEFGFDSDKHKQPVGGYGGAGYMPPIERLGIPAIQESDAGQGVAHPGASGQGSTALPAMLGVAASWDPQVARAGGEMIGRQARQKGFNVLLAGGVNLVRDPRNGRNFEYAGEDPLLAGTIVGNAIAGVQSNHVVSTLKHFAINDLETNRNFHSSDIDETAFRESDLRAFKIAYDIGQPGAVMSAYNKVNGTYAGEHDWLLNTVLKGEWKFPGYVMSDWGGAHSAAKAALAGLDQQSAGEVFDKQVWFDKPLRAAVAKGEVPQARIDDMAERVLRTLIAHGDVDYPISVPQTVDFDGDGLVSRNAAEAGAVLLRNEGAILPLSSGAKTIAVIGAHADAGVWSGGGSSMVRPPEGNAVPNLEPTGWPGPVMILPDSPLKALRDAAPDAQISYDDGKDPAAAAALAARSDIVIVVAQQWAAESLDTPSMTLSDNQDALIETVAKANPHTVVVLQAGNPVRLPWLNQVQAVLQVWYPGSRGGQAIARLLTGQAEPSGRLPLSWPKNESQLPRPVIVGSGAGNKAKPDTNIDYNIEGADVGYRWFARKGFRAQFPFGYGLGYTSFRYSNLVVRQDGTQVVAELDVTNTGARAGHAVPQLYANAPDGSALRLVGWQKLSVAPGATQHVSVTIPAERLARYDIGIHAWKVPAGQYRIWLGSDAATSLDEARIELPAQTL